In a single window of the Microbacterium sp. SL75 genome:
- a CDS encoding SCO3242 family prenyltransferase: MTRVADYLDLVRAPASLTVLGDALVGALSARGPGADRPLRVGALAVSSVCLYSAGMAVNDWADADLDARERPERPIPSGRISRGRALAVGVCLTALGVGSAFAAGRASGLVSVALAGALWAYDTVFKPTAAGPVVMAACRGLDVMMGAAGPGWRSAVVPAGAVAAHTVAVTAISRGEVDGSTVTTGRAAAAASVAVAASGLLGGGNHPATVLGGARYLAAVLPGQLAVARRPGAGEARDATRSGIRAVVPLQSALAARAGSPLATAALLGVETLGRWLGRRRSRGDIT; this comes from the coding sequence GTGACCCGGGTCGCGGACTACCTCGACCTCGTCCGCGCCCCCGCCTCGCTCACCGTCCTCGGCGATGCCCTCGTCGGTGCGCTGAGCGCGCGCGGGCCGGGCGCGGACCGACCCCTGCGCGTCGGTGCCCTCGCGGTCTCGTCGGTCTGCCTGTACAGCGCCGGCATGGCGGTGAACGACTGGGCGGATGCCGACCTCGACGCGCGCGAACGCCCGGAACGCCCCATCCCCTCGGGGCGGATCAGCCGTGGCCGCGCCCTCGCGGTCGGCGTGTGCCTCACCGCCCTGGGGGTCGGCTCGGCGTTCGCCGCGGGTCGCGCCTCGGGCCTGGTCTCGGTCGCGTTGGCCGGCGCGCTGTGGGCGTACGACACCGTGTTCAAGCCCACCGCGGCAGGCCCCGTGGTCATGGCGGCGTGCCGGGGGCTCGACGTGATGATGGGCGCCGCGGGCCCGGGGTGGCGCTCGGCGGTGGTCCCCGCGGGCGCGGTCGCCGCGCACACCGTCGCCGTCACCGCGATCTCGCGGGGCGAGGTCGACGGGTCGACCGTGACCACCGGTCGCGCCGCCGCGGCCGCGAGCGTCGCCGTCGCGGCATCCGGTCTGCTCGGTGGGGGAAACCACCCCGCCACCGTGCTCGGGGGAGCGCGCTACCTCGCCGCGGTCCTCCCCGGGCAGTTGGCGGTCGCCCGCCGTCCCGGAGCCGGCGAGGCGCGAGACGCCACCCGCTCCGGCATCCGCGCGGTCGTCCCCCTGCAGTCGGCCCTCGCCGCCCGTGCGGGTTCGCCGCTGGCGACCGCCGCCCTGCTGGGCGTCGAGACTCTCGGCCGCTGGCTCGGCCGCCGCCGATCGAGGGGAGACATCACATGA
- a CDS encoding ferritin-like domain-containing protein, with protein sequence MTAHRDTTASDVAFEKWVTHFTSNRRRHDAIEAMIDWEAPARLPTGVRAILVRSFQRFELGEGGDGLHLLRKAEGCGTAQREALRLLVAEEQKHSALFRRGLQHLGAGTLTNHWSDLIFTRLRRALGLRTELALFLTAEAVAMPYFVVLARSGPDPVIRGIGTRIALDEEHHLAFQIAQLRGGLAALTTPVRTLVLLLWWVVAVGAATVVALDHGSALRACGLPVRRYWGAALRSFRRAVEATVS encoded by the coding sequence ATGACCGCCCACCGAGACACGACAGCGTCCGACGTCGCGTTCGAGAAGTGGGTGACGCATTTCACCTCGAACCGTCGACGCCACGACGCGATCGAGGCGATGATCGACTGGGAGGCTCCCGCCCGCCTACCGACCGGAGTCCGGGCCATCCTCGTGCGGTCGTTTCAAAGATTCGAGCTGGGTGAGGGCGGCGACGGGCTCCATCTGCTCCGCAAGGCAGAGGGCTGCGGTACCGCTCAACGGGAGGCCCTGAGACTCCTGGTGGCGGAGGAGCAGAAACACTCGGCGCTGTTCCGACGCGGACTCCAGCACCTCGGAGCGGGCACGTTGACCAATCATTGGTCCGACCTCATCTTCACGCGACTTCGGCGCGCGCTCGGGCTGCGCACCGAGCTGGCCCTGTTCCTGACGGCCGAAGCCGTCGCCATGCCCTACTTCGTCGTCCTTGCGCGTTCCGGGCCCGACCCCGTGATCCGCGGAATCGGCACGCGCATCGCGCTGGACGAAGAGCATCACCTCGCTTTTCAGATTGCTCAGCTCCGAGGAGGGCTCGCCGCCCTCACGACGCCCGTGCGGACGCTCGTCCTGCTCCTGTGGTGGGTGGTCGCCGTCGGAGCGGCGACCGTCGTGGCCCTCGACCACGGATCCGCTCTGCGCGCGTGCGGCCTCCCCGTGCGGCGCTATTGGGGAGCAGCGTTGCGCTCTTTCCGTCGGGCCGTCGAGGCGACGGTGTCCTGA
- a CDS encoding DeoR/GlpR family DNA-binding transcription regulator codes for MLAAERRSRLLAEVRRQGAASVPDLAVTLGVSEMTVRRDLDVLAADGRVDKVRGGARSPQPGIGGSRDLATQARRNGDGKRAIARRAAELVEAGMSVGLGGGSTTWALARELRGIDDLTIVTNSLPVADVFARPDRADEPYTQTVVLTGGVRTPADALVGPVAVASLEHLHCDIVFLGVRGIDLTAGLTTSNLLEAETNRALVAAGARAVVLADHTKWGAVGLTTIVDLNEVDLVVTDAGLSQEAEETLRAHVAELWVAADGDD; via the coding sequence GTGCTCGCCGCCGAACGCCGATCCCGCCTCCTGGCCGAGGTCCGCCGCCAGGGCGCCGCCTCGGTTCCCGACCTGGCCGTGACCCTCGGTGTGAGCGAGATGACCGTCCGGCGCGATCTCGACGTGCTGGCCGCCGACGGCCGCGTCGACAAGGTGCGCGGCGGAGCCCGCAGCCCGCAGCCCGGGATCGGCGGCTCTCGCGACCTCGCCACGCAGGCCCGCCGCAACGGCGACGGCAAGCGCGCCATCGCGCGCCGCGCCGCCGAACTCGTCGAGGCGGGCATGTCGGTGGGTCTGGGCGGTGGATCCACGACCTGGGCGCTCGCCCGCGAGCTGCGCGGAATCGACGACCTCACGATCGTGACGAACTCGCTGCCCGTCGCCGACGTCTTCGCCCGCCCCGACCGGGCGGACGAGCCCTACACCCAGACCGTCGTACTCACCGGTGGCGTCCGTACCCCCGCCGACGCGCTCGTCGGCCCGGTCGCGGTCGCTTCGCTCGAGCACCTCCATTGCGACATCGTCTTCCTGGGCGTCCGTGGGATCGACCTCACCGCGGGGTTGACGACCTCGAACCTGCTTGAGGCAGAGACGAACCGCGCGCTGGTCGCTGCGGGGGCCCGGGCGGTCGTGCTCGCGGATCACACCAAATGGGGAGCGGTGGGACTCACCACGATCGTCGACCTGAACGAGGTCGACCTCGTCGTCACCGACGCGGGGCTCTCCCAGGAGGCCGAAGAGACGCTGCGCGCGCACGTCGCCGAGCTGTGGGTGGCCGCCGACGGCGACGACTGA
- a CDS encoding acetylxylan esterase, which translates to MTQFDLPLAELKAFYPEREEPVDFDRFWTHTLAEARAGAWPARFTPVDAADSGVIGVEVDDVVFAGFAGHEVRAWLLRPRGASGPLPCVVQYIGYNSGRGFAHQHTLLPSAGFAVMVMDTRGQTSGSLPGATADPVGGAPHVAGRVTEGLDDPARSYYRRVFCDAVLAIDAVRSHPATDATRVSVWGGSQGGGIALAATALSEGLRFAAIDFPFLSAMRRAVAITDAAPYSEIVTYLQTRRGEEEEVFRTLSYFDGVNFAARASVPALFSVGLRDAVCPPSTVYAAYNHYAGEKSIRVYPWNGHEGGGPAHQLEVLRALAVHG; encoded by the coding sequence GTGACCCAGTTCGATCTGCCCCTGGCCGAGCTCAAGGCGTTCTACCCGGAGCGCGAGGAGCCCGTCGACTTCGACCGGTTCTGGACCCATACGCTCGCCGAGGCGCGCGCGGGGGCATGGCCCGCGCGATTCACCCCGGTCGACGCGGCCGACAGCGGTGTGATCGGCGTCGAGGTCGACGACGTCGTCTTCGCGGGGTTCGCGGGACACGAGGTGCGGGCGTGGCTGCTGCGCCCGCGCGGGGCCTCCGGCCCCCTGCCGTGCGTCGTGCAGTACATCGGCTATAACTCTGGCCGCGGCTTCGCGCACCAGCACACGCTCCTGCCCTCCGCCGGCTTCGCGGTGATGGTCATGGACACGCGGGGCCAGACCAGCGGGTCGCTCCCCGGCGCGACCGCCGACCCCGTGGGCGGCGCTCCACACGTCGCCGGTCGCGTGACCGAGGGCCTCGACGACCCCGCCCGCTCCTACTACCGGCGCGTGTTCTGCGACGCGGTGCTCGCAATCGACGCCGTGCGGTCGCACCCGGCCACTGACGCGACGCGCGTGAGCGTGTGGGGCGGCAGCCAGGGTGGGGGCATCGCGCTCGCCGCGACGGCGCTGAGCGAGGGGCTGCGGTTCGCCGCGATCGACTTCCCGTTCCTGAGCGCGATGCGTCGGGCCGTCGCCATCACCGACGCCGCCCCGTACAGCGAGATCGTCACCTACCTGCAGACCCGGCGCGGCGAGGAAGAGGAGGTTTTCCGCACTCTCTCCTATTTCGACGGCGTGAACTTCGCCGCGAGGGCGAGCGTCCCCGCGCTGTTCTCGGTCGGGCTCCGGGATGCCGTGTGCCCGCCGTCGACCGTGTATGCGGCGTACAACCACTACGCGGGGGAGAAGAGCATCCGCGTCTACCCGTGGAACGGCCACGAGGGTGGCGGTCCGGCGCATCAGCTCGAGGTGCTGCGCGCGCTCGCTGTGCACGGCTGA
- the eboE gene encoding metabolite traffic protein EboE, with protein sequence MRVELSYCTNVHPAEDLDGIVRQLDEHAGPIRRAAGLDRLGVGLWMPVGVASALSGDPGARAVLADALERNALELRTVNAFPYRGFHDDVVKLAVYRPDWTTRERRDYTLDCARALAALLPDGAEGSISTLPLGWRAGWDAAADRAADENLTRLVEDLAVLESETGRTVRVAIEPEPGCILDDVADVVAWLGARPHLTDGGRLGLCLDTCHLAVSFADPAAAVADVAAAGIRIVKVQASVALEVPDPADPRTIEALRPFAEERYVHQVREAGGTRRADDLPEVLDAAEPWPTDRPWRVHVHIPLHARPAEPLRATTEVLIAAIDAVLEAPGGGDAHLDVETYTWSVLPRELQPETLVSGIAAELRWAHTHLSRALAGVPASAIDERIRA encoded by the coding sequence GTGAGGGTGGAGCTGTCGTACTGCACCAACGTCCACCCCGCCGAAGACCTCGACGGCATCGTCCGCCAGCTCGACGAGCACGCGGGCCCGATCCGGCGGGCGGCGGGTCTCGACCGCCTCGGCGTCGGACTGTGGATGCCGGTGGGCGTGGCATCCGCCCTCTCCGGCGACCCGGGGGCCCGTGCGGTTCTCGCCGACGCCCTCGAGCGCAACGCTCTGGAGCTGCGGACGGTGAACGCCTTCCCGTATCGCGGGTTCCACGACGATGTCGTCAAGCTCGCGGTCTACCGCCCCGACTGGACCACGCGCGAGCGGCGGGACTACACCCTCGACTGCGCGCGCGCCCTCGCGGCCCTGCTCCCCGACGGCGCGGAGGGGAGCATCTCGACGCTCCCGCTGGGGTGGAGAGCGGGGTGGGATGCCGCGGCCGACCGCGCCGCCGACGAGAACCTCACCCGACTGGTCGAGGACCTCGCCGTCCTCGAGAGCGAGACGGGTCGGACGGTGCGGGTCGCGATCGAGCCCGAACCCGGCTGCATCCTCGACGACGTCGCCGACGTGGTGGCGTGGCTCGGCGCCCGCCCCCACCTCACGGACGGGGGGCGTCTCGGCCTGTGCCTCGACACCTGCCACCTCGCCGTCTCGTTCGCCGACCCCGCCGCAGCCGTCGCGGACGTCGCCGCCGCCGGCATCCGGATCGTCAAGGTGCAGGCCTCGGTCGCCCTCGAGGTGCCCGACCCCGCCGACCCGCGCACGATCGAGGCGTTGCGGCCCTTCGCCGAGGAGCGCTACGTGCACCAGGTGCGCGAGGCCGGGGGCACGCGACGGGCCGACGACCTGCCCGAGGTGCTCGATGCCGCCGAGCCGTGGCCGACCGACCGCCCCTGGCGTGTGCACGTGCACATCCCCCTGCACGCCCGGCCCGCAGAGCCGCTGCGCGCCACGACCGAGGTGCTGATCGCCGCGATCGACGCGGTCCTCGAGGCCCCCGGCGGCGGTGACGCTCACCTCGACGTCGAGACGTACACCTGGTCGGTGCTGCCCCGAGAACTGCAGCCCGAAACGCTCGTCAGCGGGATCGCGGCCGAACTGCGCTGGGCGCACACGCATCTTTCCCGCGCTCTCGCCGGGGTCCCGGCATCCGCGATCGACGAAAGGATCCGCGCGTGA
- a CDS encoding TatD family hydrolase, producing MRIFDPHIHMSARTTDDYEAMYQAGVRALVEPAFWLGQPRTSVGSFLDYFDALIGWERFRAAQFGIRHHCTIALNPKEANDARCREVMAELPTYLAKDGVVAVGETGYDSMTPEEDEILRQHLALGIEFELPVLVHTPHRDKTVGTQRTLDVVAESGIPMQHVLVDHLNETCVDAVADSGAWMGFSIYPDTKMDEQRVVAIMQRIGLDRVIVNSAADWGRSDPLKTAKTGLAMLDAGFSDDDVDRILWRNPRDFYAQSGRVNTDPIEGFAPASQGPDLFEGNSVLRGTASRQGA from the coding sequence ATGCGCATCTTCGACCCCCACATCCACATGTCGGCGCGCACCACCGACGACTACGAGGCCATGTATCAGGCGGGCGTGCGCGCGCTCGTGGAGCCGGCGTTCTGGCTGGGCCAGCCGCGCACGAGCGTGGGGTCGTTCCTCGACTACTTCGACGCGCTGATCGGGTGGGAGAGGTTCCGCGCCGCGCAGTTCGGCATCCGCCACCACTGCACGATCGCGCTGAACCCGAAGGAGGCGAACGACGCACGCTGCCGCGAGGTGATGGCCGAGCTGCCGACCTACCTCGCCAAGGACGGGGTCGTGGCGGTGGGAGAGACCGGGTACGACTCGATGACCCCCGAGGAGGACGAGATCCTCCGCCAGCACCTCGCCCTCGGCATCGAGTTCGAGCTCCCCGTTCTCGTCCACACCCCGCACCGCGACAAGACCGTGGGCACGCAGCGCACGCTGGACGTGGTCGCCGAGTCCGGCATCCCGATGCAGCACGTGCTCGTCGATCACCTCAACGAGACCTGCGTCGATGCGGTGGCCGACAGCGGCGCCTGGATGGGTTTCTCGATCTATCCCGACACGAAGATGGACGAGCAACGCGTGGTCGCGATCATGCAGCGCATCGGCCTCGACCGCGTCATCGTCAACTCCGCGGCGGACTGGGGCCGCTCAGACCCGCTCAAGACCGCCAAGACGGGCCTGGCGATGCTCGACGCCGGTTTCAGCGACGACGACGTCGACCGGATCCTGTGGCGTAACCCCCGCGACTTCTACGCGCAGAGCGGCCGCGTGAACACCGATCCGATCGAGGGCTTCGCCCCCGCGAGCCAGGGCCCCGACCTGTTCGAGGGCAACTCAGTGCTGCGCGGCACCGCGTCGCGCCAGGGGGCGTGA
- a CDS encoding acetylxylan esterase, with translation MNGVIADPAGDGAYGFELPALRAVPPVAPPAGFAERWRAWAAEAMRVDPDPRMSPLGRVAGRALFLVEHTVADGLRLRGWFATTVDGVPPRVGIVHGHGYGGREAPDVDRVPDDAAVFFPVARGQGVLNAGLGAPTPAEGHVLHGIHSIHEYVLGRCAVDLWHAGSALRALAGSVPLYYVGESFGGGIGALALPWDDRFVGATLIVPSFGQYDLRLRLPCEGSGERVRAHVATHPEAREVLRFFDASTAATHLRIPVRVECALRDRHVPPPGQFAVANAIDEAPGAELELDVQPYGHREYAGLDEVRTRAFAATRAHIDGVLSRLVGEKENS, from the coding sequence GTGAACGGCGTCATCGCCGATCCCGCGGGCGATGGAGCGTACGGCTTCGAGCTGCCGGCCCTGCGCGCGGTGCCACCGGTCGCCCCGCCTGCCGGATTCGCCGAGCGCTGGCGGGCCTGGGCGGCGGAGGCGATGCGGGTCGACCCCGACCCCCGCATGAGCCCCCTGGGGCGGGTCGCCGGCCGTGCCCTGTTCCTGGTCGAGCACACCGTCGCCGACGGCCTGCGCCTGCGCGGGTGGTTCGCCACGACCGTCGACGGGGTGCCGCCCCGCGTGGGTATCGTGCACGGCCACGGCTACGGCGGTCGAGAGGCGCCCGACGTCGACCGCGTCCCGGACGATGCGGCGGTGTTCTTCCCCGTCGCCCGGGGGCAAGGGGTGCTCAACGCCGGTCTCGGGGCGCCGACGCCCGCCGAGGGGCATGTGCTCCACGGCATCCACTCGATCCACGAGTACGTCCTCGGCAGGTGCGCCGTCGACCTCTGGCACGCCGGGTCGGCGCTGCGGGCGCTCGCCGGGTCCGTTCCCCTGTACTACGTGGGCGAGAGCTTCGGGGGCGGGATCGGCGCGCTGGCCCTGCCGTGGGACGACCGATTCGTCGGCGCGACGCTGATCGTGCCGAGCTTCGGTCAGTACGACCTGCGATTGCGCCTGCCGTGCGAGGGCAGCGGGGAGCGGGTGCGCGCCCACGTCGCCACCCACCCCGAGGCGCGCGAGGTGTTGCGCTTCTTCGACGCTTCGACGGCGGCGACCCACCTCCGGATACCGGTGCGTGTGGAGTGCGCGCTGCGCGACCGCCACGTTCCCCCGCCCGGCCAGTTCGCGGTCGCGAATGCGATCGACGAGGCGCCGGGCGCCGAGCTCGAGCTCGACGTGCAGCCCTACGGCCATCGCGAGTACGCCGGTCTCGACGAGGTCCGGACGCGGGCTTTCGCCGCCACGCGCGCTCACATCGACGGTGTGCTCTCGCGCCTCGTCGGAGAGAAGGAGAACTCGTGA
- a CDS encoding LacI family DNA-binding transcriptional regulator codes for MTDTPSATRRISPLSRRERTGIVALAVPNLEEPYFAELTTLLARGAEARGLSILIQQTEGDHQREIDVANGVGLPATDGLIHIPRSLTVGDLTRRTDPGPLVLLGEHIAVSPFTHVSIDNRRTADLATAHLASSGCGRVAFLGPRVSRPSDAADQRFAGYRDAVSRLGLADEPGLIVPVDAFTSEEGAEALRRLHDSGIAFDGVVCSNDSVAFGVLAALNERGLVVPGDVAVIGIDNVHAAQFSVPALSSVAPDDHGIVEAAFAELERQMAARPGADVPVRHIVVDATVIARASTAR; via the coding sequence ATGACCGACACGCCCTCGGCGACGCGGCGGATCTCCCCCCTGTCGCGTCGCGAGCGCACGGGAATCGTCGCGCTGGCGGTGCCGAATCTCGAGGAACCGTACTTCGCCGAGCTGACGACCCTGCTGGCACGCGGCGCCGAGGCGCGAGGGCTGTCGATCCTCATCCAGCAGACCGAGGGTGACCACCAGCGAGAGATCGATGTCGCGAACGGGGTGGGGCTCCCGGCGACCGACGGCCTGATCCACATCCCTCGGTCTTTGACCGTCGGAGATCTGACGCGGCGCACCGACCCGGGTCCGCTCGTCCTGCTCGGCGAGCACATCGCCGTGAGCCCCTTCACTCACGTCTCGATCGACAACCGTCGCACGGCGGACCTGGCGACGGCGCACCTCGCCTCCTCCGGGTGCGGTCGGGTCGCCTTCCTGGGTCCTCGCGTGTCCCGTCCCTCGGATGCCGCGGACCAACGCTTCGCCGGCTACCGCGACGCCGTGTCGCGCCTGGGCTTGGCCGACGAGCCCGGCCTGATCGTGCCGGTCGACGCCTTCACCTCGGAAGAGGGTGCGGAGGCGCTGCGGCGTCTGCACGATTCCGGCATCGCCTTCGACGGCGTGGTGTGCTCGAACGATTCCGTGGCCTTCGGCGTGCTGGCGGCACTGAACGAGCGCGGGCTCGTGGTGCCCGGCGATGTCGCGGTGATCGGTATCGACAACGTACACGCTGCGCAGTTCTCGGTGCCGGCGCTGTCGTCGGTCGCACCCGACGACCACGGCATCGTCGAGGCGGCGTTCGCCGAGCTCGAGCGTCAGATGGCGGCTCGCCCGGGCGCCGACGTCCCGGTCCGGCACATCGTGGTCGACGCCACGGTCATCGCGCGAGCGAGCACGGCGCGGTGA
- a CDS encoding EboA domain-containing protein, translating into MSWTWGYGTNGFTDHPLPAALDVLQHHGYGAVALTLGHPHLDPFAADWRAQTEALAADLRRRGLRVVVETGARYLLDPLRKHRPTLVDREAGPRMLFLRRAVEIAAILGADCVSLWSGVVPDDVSVDQARVLLEERLLELTGFAADSGVVLALEPEPGMLVETVADALALRARLGHPENLGLTVDLGHCVVVEPEGVVGALRAAGALLRNVQADDMRSAAHEHLPFGEGELDLDAALSALREIDYTGVVAVELPRHAHAAPELARASMAALVAAAERTASAGLAGGGEPAGGEPRTPVASSVPGSSAPATPVPHPWTTRAVEQVRTDATRAPRLFASAGREVGRDPLSAEPFAPSADDAARAAIVAALADSGADPDVVLALYRRGDDAERRGVLRGLDAIEAPPAPWREAGLELIADALRANDTRLVAAALGTFAAEHLDDHAWRHGVLKCVFLGIPLSVVSGLGARADDELAAMAERFAAERRAAGRPVPDDLSLLRARERA; encoded by the coding sequence ATGAGCTGGACCTGGGGTTACGGCACCAACGGCTTCACCGACCACCCGCTGCCCGCCGCCCTCGACGTGCTGCAGCACCACGGCTACGGGGCGGTCGCGCTGACCCTCGGCCACCCGCACCTCGACCCCTTCGCCGCCGATTGGCGTGCGCAGACCGAGGCGCTCGCCGCAGACCTGCGTCGCCGCGGCCTGCGCGTGGTGGTCGAGACGGGAGCCCGCTATCTGCTCGACCCGCTGCGCAAGCACCGCCCGACCCTCGTCGACCGCGAGGCCGGGCCGCGCATGCTGTTCCTGCGCCGTGCCGTCGAGATCGCCGCGATCCTGGGCGCCGACTGCGTGTCGCTCTGGAGCGGGGTCGTGCCCGACGACGTCTCGGTCGACCAGGCGCGCGTCCTGCTCGAGGAGCGTCTGCTCGAGCTCACCGGGTTCGCCGCCGACTCGGGCGTCGTCCTCGCCCTCGAGCCCGAGCCCGGCATGCTCGTCGAGACCGTGGCCGACGCCCTCGCGCTCCGCGCCCGCCTCGGCCACCCCGAGAACCTGGGCCTCACCGTCGACCTCGGCCACTGCGTGGTCGTCGAGCCCGAGGGAGTGGTCGGCGCCCTGCGCGCGGCGGGCGCCCTGCTGCGCAACGTGCAGGCCGACGACATGCGGTCCGCGGCGCACGAGCACCTGCCCTTCGGCGAGGGGGAGCTCGACCTGGATGCCGCCCTCTCGGCGCTGCGCGAGATCGACTACACCGGGGTGGTCGCGGTCGAGCTGCCGCGGCACGCGCACGCAGCGCCCGAGCTGGCCCGCGCGAGCATGGCCGCGCTGGTCGCGGCGGCGGAGCGCACGGCGTCCGCGGGACTCGCGGGGGGAGGAGAACCCGCAGGGGGAGAACCCCGCACCCCCGTGGCATCCTCCGTTCCCGGGTCGAGCGCCCCCGCGACACCGGTACCGCACCCCTGGACCACCCGCGCGGTCGAGCAGGTGCGGACGGATGCCACTCGTGCGCCGCGCCTGTTCGCCTCGGCGGGCCGCGAGGTGGGGCGCGATCCCCTCTCCGCCGAGCCCTTCGCGCCGAGCGCCGACGACGCCGCCCGCGCGGCCATCGTCGCGGCCCTGGCCGACAGCGGAGCCGACCCCGACGTGGTGCTCGCGCTGTACCGCCGCGGCGACGACGCCGAGCGCCGGGGCGTGCTGCGAGGGCTCGACGCGATCGAGGCGCCCCCGGCCCCCTGGCGCGAGGCCGGTCTCGAGCTGATCGCCGACGCCCTGCGCGCCAACGACACCCGGCTCGTCGCCGCCGCGCTCGGGACCTTCGCCGCGGAGCACCTCGACGACCACGCGTGGCGTCACGGCGTGCTGAAGTGCGTGTTCCTCGGCATCCCCCTCTCCGTCGTCTCGGGCCTCGGCGCCCGCGCCGACGACGAGCTCGCCGCGATGGCCGAGCGCTTCGCGGCCGAGCGCCGCGCCGCGGGCCGGCCCGTGCCCGACGACCTCTCTCTCCTCCGTGCTCGCGAAAGGGCCTGA
- a CDS encoding inositol-3-phosphate synthase, producing MNTSDTRHTADVGAWFIGARGSLATTATLGIHALAAEVATPVGLTTETDAVRVDEFAALADIVVGGHDISTTPLEERARQLAAGGMFPAALVDAVAERLRETDRNLRTVPAMTATQQEEIDLLAADIVDFRERHDLREVVVIDVSSTEPLPPYHPGFEDDELLQAALTTPGVRVLPPSSRAALAAIAAGAAYAAFTPSASLNLPVLRDRAERAGIAYAGQDGKTGETLLRTVLAPMFTARGFRVQSWAGTNLLGGGDGATLADPEAVRSKLVSKNRGLHALVGDDVVTPLHIDNVPDLGDVKTAWDHVSATGFLGSRVTLQTTWSAYDSALAAPLVIDLVRALSLATRAGHAGVVTALGCFFKDPWGSDVHGFGEQTAHFVSWVHETAAAVAAARVAAP from the coding sequence GTGAACACTTCGGACACCCGACACACCGCCGACGTCGGCGCCTGGTTCATCGGCGCACGAGGCTCGCTCGCCACGACGGCGACCCTCGGCATCCACGCCCTCGCCGCGGAGGTCGCAACCCCCGTGGGGCTCACGACCGAGACCGACGCGGTGCGCGTCGACGAGTTCGCCGCGCTCGCCGATATCGTCGTCGGCGGCCACGACATCTCGACCACCCCGCTCGAGGAGCGGGCGCGCCAGCTCGCCGCGGGCGGCATGTTCCCCGCGGCCCTCGTCGACGCGGTCGCCGAACGCCTGCGCGAGACCGATCGGAACCTCCGCACCGTCCCCGCGATGACAGCGACCCAGCAGGAGGAGATCGACTTGCTGGCAGCCGACATCGTCGACTTCCGCGAGCGGCACGACCTGCGCGAGGTCGTCGTCATCGACGTCTCGTCCACCGAGCCCCTGCCGCCCTACCACCCGGGATTCGAAGACGACGAGCTGCTGCAGGCAGCCCTCACGACGCCGGGCGTGCGGGTGCTGCCGCCCAGCTCGCGCGCCGCCCTCGCCGCGATAGCCGCCGGAGCCGCGTACGCGGCCTTCACTCCCTCGGCATCCCTCAACCTTCCCGTCCTGCGCGACCGCGCCGAACGGGCGGGCATCGCGTACGCGGGTCAGGACGGCAAGACCGGAGAGACGCTGCTGCGCACCGTGCTGGCCCCGATGTTCACGGCTCGCGGGTTCCGCGTGCAGTCCTGGGCGGGCACGAACCTGCTCGGCGGAGGCGACGGGGCGACCCTGGCCGACCCCGAGGCGGTGCGCTCCAAGCTCGTGTCGAAGAACCGCGGTCTGCACGCCCTCGTCGGCGACGACGTCGTGACCCCCCTGCACATCGACAACGTGCCCGACCTCGGCGACGTCAAGACCGCTTGGGACCACGTCAGCGCAACAGGTTTCCTCGGCAGCCGCGTGACGCTGCAGACCACCTGGAGCGCGTACGACTCGGCTCTGGCGGCGCCCCTGGTCATCGACCTCGTCCGCGCCCTCTCGCTCGCGACCCGCGCCGGTCATGCCGGTGTCGTCACCGCCCTCGGCTGTTTCTTCAAGGACCCGTGGGGCAGCGACGTCCACGGTTTCGGCGAGCAGACCGCCCACTTCGTCTCGTGGGTGCACGAGACCGCCGCCGCCGTCGCGGCAGCTCGGGTCGCCGCACCGTGA